The genomic window CCCTGATTCCCCGCCCCGAAACTGAAGTGCTGCTGGTGTTGGCCCTCGCGCAAATCAGCGCTAAGCCCTCGCCGCGTGTGCTGGACGTGGGTACCGGCACCGGAGCGCTGGCCCTCGGCATCAAGCGGGCGCGGGTTGACGCCGAGGTGACGGCCAGCGATATCAGCGGTGAGGCGCTGGAACTGGCCCGCCAAAACGCCGACCTCAACGGTCTGACCGTGACGTTTGTGCAGGCCGACTTGCTCGCTGGCCTCAGCGGCCCGTATGACTTGCTGCTCAGCAACCCGCCGTATCTGCCCGACGCCGACCAAGCGTTAGCCCAGCCCGAAGTCCAGCACGACCCCGTTTTGGCTCTCTACAGCGGCCCCGACGGCCTAACTCTGGCCCGGCGCTTGGTTGCCGCTGCGCCGCGTGTCCTGGCTTCCGGTGGGGTAATGCTGCTGGAACTCGATCCACGCAATGTGGAAGTGTTGGCCGCAGAGCTGAGTGCTGCGGGCTGGTCTGTGCAAGTTCACCCCGATTGGGTGGGGCGGCAGCGCTTTTTGCTGGCCTGGCTGCTGCCGCGTTAAAACAGCCGCTCTTGCGTCGGCGCGTCGCTTTCGGGCCACCATTGGTACTTGCCCAGATCGCATTTGCCCGCCGTACTGAACTCAATTCCCTCAGCTTTCAGCAGGCCGCGCTGAATATCTCCAAAGCCCAGTTTGTCGGTGCTGACTGCGCCCTGCGCGTTGATGACGCGTTGCCAAGGCAAATCGTGTTTTTCGAGCAGCCCGTTCATCAGGTAGCCGACTTGCCGCGCCGCGCCCACCTGCCCCGCCAGCAGGGCGAGTTGGCCGTAGGTCATCACTCGGCCCGCTGGAATCTGCGCCACCAGAGCCAGGACGCGGGTTTTGAAGGCAGCGGAAGCAGGCGCGGTCATAGAAGCCCAGTCTAGCGGGTAAGCTGGCTTATGACCTGCGGCCCCCAAACGCTTGACCAACTGGACACGAAAATCAGGGCGGCGCTGCGGGCCGATTCCCGAATCTCGCACGCGCTGGCGTACGGCAGCCGGACTCAGCGGGTCAGTGGAGCGCGGCTGGATGATGGCTGCAGCGACCTCGAGTATTACGCTTACT from Deinococcus detaillensis includes these protein-coding regions:
- the prmC gene encoding peptide chain release factor N(5)-glutamine methyltransferase gives rise to the protein MSTDASPPDPAEPQADTLGTALRGTVRRLRQAGVPSPEADARELVQRATGLSRLELLMGSEQPLKARELWQLEHLTQRREAREPLQHLLGEVEWGDLRLRVSTAALIPRPETEVLLVLALAQISAKPSPRVLDVGTGTGALALGIKRARVDAEVTASDISGEALELARQNADLNGLTVTFVQADLLAGLSGPYDLLLSNPPYLPDADQALAQPEVQHDPVLALYSGPDGLTLARRLVAAAPRVLASGGVMLLELDPRNVEVLAAELSAAGWSVQVHPDWVGRQRFLLAWLLPR
- a CDS encoding MGMT family protein, with protein sequence MTAPASAAFKTRVLALVAQIPAGRVMTYGQLALLAGQVGAARQVGYLMNGLLEKHDLPWQRVINAQGAVSTDKLGFGDIQRGLLKAEGIEFSTAGKCDLGKYQWWPESDAPTQERLF